The Nitrospirota bacterium genome contains a region encoding:
- a CDS encoding SUMF1/EgtB/PvdO family nonheme iron enzyme translates to MLETKFKVALLLAVLAAASLPILGILRGTTPTPVEDPDRVPVAVPETAASSEERNEEPIKEEMVLIPEGPFIRGSEVGGFDERPERVIYLDAFLIDRFEVTNHQYAEFVAATGHRKAGPPSRYAKNMERMRGPNQPVVYVSWDDADAYCRWKGKRLPTEAEWEKAMRGTDGRIWPWGNVTDLGAANWARVNDGYEVTAPVGTFQGDRSPYGVMDGAGNVMEWVAEWYQENAYKESNDKNPRGPEFGVFKVLRGGGYTSTGSDLRVTSRSKMVPDFRDETIGFRCAASVGKN, encoded by the coding sequence ATGTTGGAAACAAAATTCAAAGTGGCGCTTCTTCTGGCCGTGCTTGCCGCGGCAAGCCTTCCGATCCTGGGCATTCTTCGCGGAACCACGCCGACACCTGTCGAAGACCCCGATCGGGTGCCCGTTGCTGTTCCTGAAACGGCGGCGAGCAGCGAGGAAAGAAACGAAGAGCCGATCAAGGAAGAGATGGTGCTGATTCCCGAGGGGCCGTTTATCCGAGGGAGCGAAGTCGGCGGTTTTGATGAACGGCCTGAACGCGTCATCTATTTGGATGCGTTCTTGATCGATCGCTTTGAAGTGACCAATCATCAATATGCAGAGTTCGTCGCCGCGACCGGCCATCGAAAGGCAGGCCCCCCTTCTCGCTATGCCAAAAATATGGAGCGCATGCGCGGTCCCAACCAGCCGGTTGTCTATGTATCGTGGGATGACGCTGATGCGTATTGCCGCTGGAAAGGAAAGCGTCTGCCGACGGAGGCTGAGTGGGAAAAAGCGATGCGCGGCACCGACGGTCGCATCTGGCCTTGGGGGAATGTGACGGATCTTGGCGCAGCGAATTGGGCGCGTGTCAACGATGGATACGAGGTCACCGCTCCTGTAGGAACATTTCAGGGGGATCGCAGCCCGTACGGTGTCATGGATGGGGCTGGAAACGTGATGGAGTGGGTAGCTGAATGGTATCAGGAAAACGCCTACAAAGAATCAAACGACAAGAACCCGAGGGGCCCGGAATTCGGTGTGTTTAAGGTCTTGAGAGGAGGGGGGTACACAAGCACCGGCTCGGATCTCCGCGTCACGAGCCGGAGCAAGATGGTCCCAGATTTTCGGGACGAAACAATCGGATTTCGGTGTGCGGCTTCAGTGGGGAAAAACTAG
- a CDS encoding SUMF1/EgtB/PvdO family nonheme iron enzyme, with protein MENRAVLIGSIVFVFASFILMIAGLVYESYKSKRMRELAATIKTESRPVTTVAKQDYSMYKTLVGDDGREMVQVPEGPFRMGSAEGDPDEAPEHQVYLGTYYIDLKEVTQAEYERFVKMTKRGKPFVPVFEDDISKIKKPELPAIGMSWSDAVAYCKWAGKRLPTEAEWEKAARGEGRRRYPWGDDFGVGHANVDGEEDGFKYLAPPGSFESGRSPYGVYDMAGNVAEWVADNYDEHYYQKTPYRDPKGSEEGEHKVIRGGSWRETPHGARVSKRFQARMWRTDSTIGFRCAKDGSESVGAS; from the coding sequence ATGGAAAATAGGGCTGTCCTCATTGGTTCCATTGTGTTTGTGTTCGCCTCGTTCATCCTGATGATCGCCGGGTTGGTGTACGAGTCGTACAAGTCCAAGCGAATGAGGGAACTGGCGGCCACGATCAAGACCGAGAGTCGCCCGGTCACGACTGTAGCGAAGCAAGATTATTCCATGTACAAGACCCTTGTGGGCGACGATGGCCGCGAAATGGTTCAAGTGCCCGAAGGACCGTTCAGAATGGGAAGCGCCGAAGGTGACCCCGACGAAGCGCCTGAGCATCAGGTCTACCTGGGAACGTATTATATCGATTTGAAAGAAGTGACGCAGGCTGAGTACGAGCGATTTGTGAAGATGACCAAACGTGGTAAACCGTTCGTCCCGGTGTTCGAGGATGATATCTCTAAGATTAAGAAGCCAGAATTGCCGGCCATAGGGATGTCGTGGAGCGATGCGGTGGCCTATTGCAAATGGGCCGGCAAGCGGCTCCCGACCGAAGCCGAATGGGAGAAAGCTGCGCGTGGCGAGGGACGTCGTCGGTATCCCTGGGGCGACGACTTCGGTGTCGGTCACGCCAATGTCGATGGCGAAGAGGACGGATTTAAGTATCTCGCTCCTCCCGGTTCGTTCGAGAGCGGACGAAGTCCCTACGGAGTGTATGACATGGCGGGTAATGTCGCCGAATGGGTAGCCGATAACTACGACGAGCACTACTACCAAAAAACACCCTATCGAGATCCGAAGGGATCTGAAGAAGGAGAGCATAAGGTGATCCGCGGAGGGTCCTGGCGCGAGACGCCGCACGGAGCCAGAGTCTCTAAACGGTTCCAGGCAAGAATGTGGCGAACGGACAGCACTATTGGGTTTCGCTGCGCGAAAGACGGGAGCGAATCTGTCGGCGCGTCATAG